In Labrus mixtus chromosome 11, fLabMix1.1, whole genome shotgun sequence, a single window of DNA contains:
- the LOC132983412 gene encoding histone H4 encodes MSGRGKGGKGLGKGGAKRHRKVLRDNIQGITKPAIRRLARRGGVKRISGLIYEETRGVLKVFLENVIRDAVTYTEHAKRKTVTAMDVVYALKRQGRTLYGFGG; translated from the coding sequence ATGTCTGGAAGAGGAAAGGGAGGTAAAGGACTCGGTAAAGGAGGCGCTAAGCGTCACCGTAAAGTTCTCCGTGATAATATCCAGGGAATCACCAAGCCCGCTATCCGCCGTCTGGCTCGTCGTGGTGGAGTGAAGCGTATCTCCGGTCTGATTTACGAGGAGACCCGTGGTGTGTTGAAGGTGTTCTTGGAGAACGTCATCCGTGATGCCGTCACCTACACCGAGCATGCCAAGAGGAAGACTGTGACCGCCATGGATGTGGTTTACGCCCTGAAGAGACAGGGACGTACTCTGTACGGCTTCGGAGGTTAA